From the genome of Haematobia irritans isolate KBUSLIRL unplaced genomic scaffold, ASM5000362v1 scaffold_6, whole genome shotgun sequence, one region includes:
- the LOC142242595 gene encoding histone H2A produces MSGRGKGGKVKGKAKSRSNRAGLQFPVGRIHRLLRKGNYAERVGAGAPVYLAAVMEYLAAEVLELAGNAARDNKKTRIIPRHLQLAIRNDEELNKLLSGVTIAQGGVLPNIQAVLLPKKTEKKA; encoded by the coding sequence atgtctggacgcggtaaaggtggcaaagttaagggaaaggcaaagtctcgttccaatcgtgctgggcttcaattccccgtcggtcgtattcatcgtcttttgcgcaaaggcaactatgctgagcgtgttggtgctggagctccagtttacttggctgctgtgatggaatacttggccgctgaagttcttgaattggctggtaacgctgctcgtgacaacaaaaagacaagaattatccctcgtcacttgcaattggctatccgtaatgacgaagaattgaacaaattgttgtccggtgtcaccattgctcaaggtggtgtattgccaaacatccaagctgttctcttgcccaagaagaccgaaaagaaggcttaa
- the LOC142242649 gene encoding histone H3: MARTKQTARKSTGGKAPRKQLATKAARKSAPATGGVKKPHRFRPGTVALREIRRYQKSTELLIRKLPFQRLVREIAQDFKTDLRFQSSAVMALQEASEAYLVGLFEDTNLCAIHAKRVTIMPKDIQLARRIRGERA; this comes from the coding sequence ATGGCTCGTACTAAGCAAACTGCCCGTAAATCTACCGGTGGCAAAGCCCCTCGTAAGCAATTGGCTACTAAAGCTGCTCGTAAGAGTGCCCCAGCCACCGGCGGTGTCAAGAAGCCCCATCGTTTCCGCCCTGGTACCGTTGCTTTGCGTGAAATCCGTCGTTACCAAAAGAGCACAGAATTGTTGATCCGCAAATTGCCTTTCCAACGTTTGGTTCGTGAAATTGCCCAAGATTTCAAAACTGACTTGCGTTTCCAGAGTTCTGCTGTCATGGCCTTGCAAGAAGCTAGCGAAGCCTACTTGGTTGGTCTATTCGAAGATACCAACTTGTGCGCTATCCATGCTAAGCGTGTCACCATCATGCCTAAGGATATCCAATTGGCCAGACGTATTCGTGGAGAACgtgcttaa